The stretch of DNA TGAAGAATTCTTTAGTGCTTGATTAAGGTCTTCTATTAAGTTATTTAATAAATCATCAGTAAACTTTTCTGAGTTGAATGAAACCATTGCCCGTAATGGCATAAATTTCATCATGGCTTCAAACATTTCATATCCATCTGAATCCTCGGACATGTTTGCAAACGGGCTTCCTTCGTTTGCTTTTGCAAGCATTTCTTTGGTAATCGGTGCTAGGATGGGATTAGCCATTAAGTCACCAATTGTAGTATTGCGGTGAACCAATTTAATTAGTGCAACCGTTGACTTTACATTAACTGTTCCATCTAAAATAATTTCAGCTGAGGATTTACCTACTAATATTTCAAACAAACCGCTTTCAACATGCCAGTCCTTTAATTCAACATTGTAGTAAGCAAATGCACGTTTATCTAAAGTAAAAGTAACAGTTCTTTCCTCGCCCGGCTGTAATTCAACTTTTTCAAAGCCCTTTAGTTCTTTTACAGGTCTAATCACAGTGCTCTTTACATCTCGTACGTATAACTGGACAATTTCCTTTCCGGTTACATCTCCAGTGTTTTTTACCGTAACAGAAACTTCTACTTCCTCTGTATCTAGTATTTCAGCTTTATTGATTACTAGATTGGAGTACTCGAAATTGGTATAGCTTAATCCATATCCAAATGGGAATAACGGCTCAATCCCTTTTGTATCGTAATAACGGTATCCAACAAATAACCCTTCTTTGTATTCTACTTTATCTTCTTCCCCTGGGAAGTTAAGATAAGAAGGATTATGACTTAAGGCTTGTGGGAATGTTTCTGCTAATTTACCACTTGGACTTTCATTTCCAAATAATAAGTCAGCAATTGCACCGCCGAGTGCCTGCCCACCTAAATATCCTTCAAGCAATCCTTTTACTTTAGGAAGCCAAGACATTTCAATCGGGGCACCATTACTCAGAACGACGACAAGATTAGGTTGAACTTCTGCAATAGCTTCAATTAGGGCTAGATGATTATTTGGAATTCGTAAATGTTCACGATCATAACCTTCTGATTCATAGCGATCTGGCAAACCAACGAATAAAACTGCTCTATCAGCTTGATTTGCTACTTCTTTCGCTTCTTCTATTAACTGTTCGTCAATACTATCACTTTTTAAATCGTACCCTTTTGCATAACGAACCTCTACCCCTGAAGCAGCCTTTTCAATTTCCTCATAAATATTTTCTAATTTTGTAGGATTAATATGAGAACTTCCGCCGCCTTGGTACCTAGGTTTTACAGCAAACTCTCCGATAATCGCGACTTTTCCCTCTTTTTTCAATGGTAAGATTTTATCGTCATTTTTCAGTAGTACCATACTTTCTGTCGCTGCTTCCTTAGCAAGTTTATGGTGAACTTCCTTATCATAAGAGGCATTTTCCTTTTTGTTATCAGCGGCCATAAAAATGATGCGTAAGAGTCGTTCAACCGCTTGATCAAGGGTTTGTTCGGACAGTTGACCATTTTTTACAGCGGCTACTATTTTTCTATCACCAAGTCCATTACTAGAAGGCATTTCCAACTCTAGCCCCGCTTCAAGACCATGTGCCCGCTCATTCACTGCGCCCCAGTCTGAAACGACAAAGCCTTCAAAGCCCCATTCATCCTTTAGGATATCTGTTAATAGAGTTTTGTTTTCTGAGGCATATTCGCCATTAACTTTGTTATAGGAACACATAACTGTCCAAGGCTGCGATTGTTTTACAACATTTTCAAAGCTAGCAAGATAGATTTCTCTTAATGTTCTTTCATCGACAATCGCATCTACTGACATGCGGCGGTGTTCCTGATTGTTAACCGCAAAGTGTTTTAAGGAGGTTCCCACTCCCTGGCTTTGAACGCCTTTTACATGATTGGATGCCATCTCTGAAGAAAGATAAGGATCTTCTGAAAAATACTCAAAGTTTCGTCCACAAAGCGGTGAACGTTTGATATTGGCACCAGGTCCAAGCAAGACAGAAACGTCTTCTGCCTGACACTCTTCACCTAAAGCAATTCCTACTTTTTCAATAAGTGTCCGGTTCCAGGTACTTGCAAGACCAACAGCAGAAGGAAAGCAGGTAGCAGGAACGCTCTGGTAAATTCCCAAGTGGTCACCGCTTCCGCCTTGTTTACGTAAACCATGAGGTCCATCTGTTACCATAATTGATGGGATTCCTAATCTCTCTACTCCTTTTAATCTCCAAAAGTTCAAGCCAGAACAAAGACTCGCTTTTTCTTCAAGTGTCATTTCGTTAATCAACTGTTTAATGTCACGTTTCATTAATAATCATCTCCTTTTAATATTCATTTTTCAAAAATCCAAGAATTAAACTGCCGTCAACCGAATGGCCATGTATTGTCGGGCCGGTAGTTCGATTCTGAAGTTGCCTTCAAATGTACCGTTTTGTTCCTCGATTGTCATATTCCAAGTATCTATGACGTCTACTTTATACTGAATTCCCGGTGACATGGTAAATTCACGGTAACTTGGCTGATTAAAGCCGTAATAATATAAGTAAAATTTGTCAACAATGCCCGCTGCTGGAGCATCCCATTCTGAGACTATTGGGTTTAGTATCCCATTTGGTGATTGTTCAACAATTTTCCGAAGGAATCCTATTCTTGAGGGACTGGTTCCGTGAAGTTCGCCGCCTTTTGACCACCAAAGTATATCTTCTGGATGCAAATACGTTTCACCATGGCCAACGTACCCACCTCGAATCGCACCTTCCCAAAATCTACGAACCATTTCCTGACCAGGAATGTTTCCCCAGCCCATATTGATATTCCCTTCATAACCGCATTCATCAATCACCACTGGCTTACCCCATTGTTTTCGCCACTCATCTGTATTTTCTGATGTTCGATAGACATCAACCCTTTGGACACTGCAATGTGTAACCCAAGGTTTTGTATAATCATAGAATTTAAAGCAGTTATGAACCGAGATAAGATGGTTATATGGATCATGATTGGTTACGATGCTCGCGAATCGTTCCCAATCCTCCTCTTCCTTCGACCACATTAAATCGTATTCGTTGGCAAGGGACCACCACACATTTGAAAAAGCAGATAATCGGGCAGTTACGTATTTTAAATATCGATCGTCAGCAGACTTGCCCATTTCTGAAAAGCCCCAACGATCATATGCATGGAAGAGAATCAAATCGGCTTCAATGCCTAACTTTTTAAGTTCTGCAATTCGTTGGTCTAGATGCTGGAAGAATGCTGGGTTGAATCTAGTATAATCAAACCCATCTTCTAATGAACCTTCAAAGGGATAGTGAATGGGCTCGTTTTCGTTGAATAAATAAGCCTTCGGAAAAATACACATCCTCATCTTATTGAATGGACCTTCAGATAAGGTAGTTAGCGTTTGCTCTTGGAGTTCATTTGGTTGCTGGGTCCATGCATAACAGGTTGTTCCCACCGGTAAATAACGGGTTCCATCGCTATAGGTAAAATGAAACGTATCAGCAACCCTCACCTGTCCGTGATTCTTATCATTTGCTGGACCACACGTAAACTGTCCTTCTATACCATTCAATGAACGTGCATTACTCTTTGTCTGGTACGTCCATTGCCCTTCCTTTTCAGGCATAAACCGGATTTTATATGTCCCATTGTCATCATAGAAACCGTTTATGTCAACGCTGTATCCATTGCACGAGAATTGCGCAGAAATGGCAACATCCACAAATGGATTTCCATGGCTGGGTCCGTTTAATTCAATTTCGAATACGTCCCATTTACCAACAGATACTGGTGAGACAATCGTAGCTGAACCCTCAGGAATACGATCTGATTCGTAATTGGATAAAGGAAGTATTTCTGTATTCGTATCGACTTCATATTCTACTGAAGACAGTTCATTCATCACTGTTCTCAACCAATCCTCTGACCGGTTAATCGACTGATTGACTGTCACATAATCTGATAAACTTCTCATTTTAGTAAAAAATATGTACGGAGAATCCTTCAGTTCGGGTGCATGCTTTAATAGTATTTCTCTGCCTTCTGGACTTGCCAAAATGTAACCAATTTTAGTATCTTGAGTGAAAAACATCGCATGTACTCCTTTTAATAGAATAGTTAAGATTCACCGTGCTACTACAGCCTCAGGTTGAATAGCAGCACGCCCAATCTACATTACTGGCGAACTAGAAGCAATCGTTCATCTAATTCATCTAATTTTTCAGTGGGTGCCAATGATTTAAATAGAGGTACTTGTGTTAATTCTCTTAGTGATTTTTCTAAAAATCTAGCTTTCACGAGTATATTACCAGCTATTTCTGGGAGTTCCTCTTCAAAAATCTCCCTCGTTACATCATTTTCTAGAAGTTCCTTTAAACTATTATTTGTACTAAAGGTCAGGATATAGCTTTTTGCAGGCTTATATTCGAACACATACCTACCTGCCACAAGTTCACAATGTACCTGCTCACCATTTTGCCCTGCAGCAATCGTGCTATCAACTAGATTGACACCGTTTACTTTTATTGATTCAAAGGCTGCATCTGGGAGGATCACATTTGCGGTTGTATTAAATGGAACAATAAAGGTGAATGACAATGCCCCGTCCTCTTTGATCTCCCATCCGCTCTCAATCTTTCCTGATGCAGAATTTAGCGTTGCCTTCGCATATTGAAGTTTTCCGTAAGGTTTTGGACTAAGTTTAATCTTTTTGAATCCAGGTGCATCCTCTACAGGATTAATGCCGCACATATGCTGATACATCCACTCAGCTATGGATCCATACGCATAGTGATTTAGTGAATTCATGTCTGTTCCACTAATCGAACCGTCCGGAAGAACTGAATTCCATCTTTCCCAAATCGTAGTTGCGCCTAATTTAACGGCATATAACCAACTTGGGAAGTCATCATTCAACAATAAGGTGTAGGCCGCGTCATTGGCTCCATTTTCCGATAGAACGTTACAGAAATAAGGAGTCCCGACAAATCCTGTTTTTAAATGCATATTGTCTTCACGAAGCTTTATCCTCAAATCTTCTATAACTCTTGGACGGAAGTTTTCCGGGATCAAATCCATATAAAGTGCAACAATCATCGCGGTTTGCGTGTTAATAGCACTTCTTCCATTTGGGGTAAAGTATTCATTCTTTATGGCTTCTTTAATCTCATTTACGAGATTCCTATATTCTTTTGCTAATTCTAGATTACCAAGAACCGCTGCAGCTTTTGATACAAGTTGTGCAGAGTAACAATAATATGCAGATGCAATGTAATAGGAGTCTGTTCCTCCCATAGGGCTTTGTGGATCTGGCCCATCTTGTGAGAGCCAGTCGCCAAAATGGAATCCTACTTTCCACAATCTCTTTCCGCCTGATTCCTCATCCATTCTCTTAATGTAATCTACCCAGTCCTTCATCGTATCGAACTGTTGACGTAGCAATTCTTTGTCACCATAATGCAGGTATAATGTCCATGGAATGACCGTGGCCGCATCCCCCCAAGCCGCAGAGCCATGACCGCCAATAAATTGATTACCATCCTTTGGTTTTACAACCGGTACTGTAAACGGAACAGATCCACCTAATCTTTTTTGTTCTTCGCGTAAATCGAACATATACTTTTTGAAAAAAGCTGGTGAATACATATTAAAGCAGGCAGTGGGGGCAAATACTTGAGCATCCCCTGTCCATCCCATCCGTTCATCACGCTGTGGACAATCAGTTGGGACTTCCAAGAAGTTCCCCTTTTGTCCCCATTTGGCGTTATGGAATAATTGATTAACCAATGGGTTTGAAGTTTCAACATTCCCTATTTCTTCAATCTCACTATAAAGAACACATCCGGTAAAGTCGTCAACATTGATATCTCCCTCATAACCAGTCAGTTTTACATATCGAAAGCCATAAAAGGTAAAGTGAGGTTGGACTTCTCGTTCACTTCCATCTGAAATGTATATGTGCTCTGCCTTTGCTGTACGGAGGTTATCTCGATAAAAACAATCATTCTGGAGAATTTCACCGTACTCAAGCTGAAGTTTGGTTCCTTTTGGTGCATTGGTTCTAAACCGTACCCAGCCAGTCATTACCTGCCCAAAATCCAAAACAGTTTCTCCGGCTGGTGTATGTATAATCTCAATCGGTTTTCTCTCTTCCATTATTTTTACGGGAAGACTAATCCGTGCTTGGAATCGTTCTGTATTGACCTTTGTGAAACGTACACTTGTCCACTTGCTATCGTCAAAGTCCGCCAATGTCCAATTTTCTTGCTCTAGATTAGCGTCATAAACCTCTCCATCATAAATACCACTGAATGTAATCGGTGCCGGAGCACTCTTCCATTCTTGATTAGAAGCAATCGTTACCTCTGAACCATCCGCTAAGGTGACAATGATTTCTGCAATTAGTGCAAATTCACTTCCATACAATTCGTGGTACCCGCCATCAAAACCAAAACGACCTTTGTACCATCCATTGCCTAGCATAATTCCAACAGCATTATCCCCACTCGTTAACAAATGAGTTACATCATAGGTTTGATACTGTAACCAGAAGTCATAGGCGTTATAACCAGGAGCAAAATATTCTTCACTGACTCTTTTTCCATTGATTTCTAGTTCATATAAACCTACTCCACTTATATAGGCTCTTGCAGAAGCAATAGGAGTTGGCAAATCGAATGTTTTTCTGATTAACGGATGGGTTTCCTTATCTACGTTAGCTGTAATCCATTGACCTTGCCATGGCTCGTCCATTTTTGCTGTTTCAAACCAAGCGACATCACTAGTAGCCTGATCTCCACTATTTCCCCATACCGTTACTCGCCAAAAATATCTGGTTCGTGGTTTTAATTCAATGTCAGGTGTATAAGCTAGACTATCAATCTCTATTATTTTTCCGCTATTAAAAACAATATGTTCAAAATTTTCATCTAAGGAAATTTCTACTTGTGCGCCCGTTTGAAAAACAGACAGACTATTCGCGGACTCTGTTACCCATGAAAGACGTAATCGATCGAACTCAAAACCCAAGGGATTCTTAATTTGATTTGTTCTTAATTTAGTAATTATCATTTCAAACCTCCTAATTATAGCGCTTTCATTACAATTGTTTTACCACCATTATAGTCATCAAGCGAGCCCTAACTTTATATTACGTTACAACCTTTTTTGAAACTATTCGAAATACGACTTCCTACTGTTGTTTATCCGACTTTTCAGATATTGACCATAAAAAAGAGCTAGAAAATAAATCCTAGCTTGGTCAAAATTACTTTTTACGCTTTAGTTTCCTCTATCCCATTTGCTTTTTGGTCCATTTTAGCAAACACATAATTACTAATAAACATTAGTAAATATCCGATTAAACTGCCGCTAAAGAATGGTATTAGACCAGGAAATTGATAGAATATGAATAAGATAAATCCAGATAAGATAGACATACTAAACGTTGCGATTGGATTAAGGGTCATTAACAAAAAGGCATTTTTAATGATCCCTTTAACGCCAACATCAAAATGAACAAAAACTGGAAAAATGTATAAAAGTGTCAGCAGAAATACGAGAATGACGATTACGTTAGGAATATATAGAAACTTTAGGGATGGTAATGTTGTCGCATCAATAATCTTTAAATTAGAGTACATAAAAAAACCAATACACACAATAATTAATCCTAATAAACTGCTTTTTGAAAATTCACTTTTGTAGGTTAACCAAAAGGTTTTAAATACAGGAATTTCATGCTGCTTCAATACCCATTTACGTATAACCGTAAACATCGCTGTTGTTGACGGAAAAAAGCCAAAAACAATTAATCCGAGCAGGGTAAATAAAACCCAAAGTATATTAACATACATAAGTCTCATGACCCATTCGGAAATACTATAAATTCCTCTCATAAAACCTTCCATCAGTTTTGGCCCCCTTTTTTCATCTGTTCCACTCTCAACTGATAGACTAATTAAATTAATTGTATAAGAATTTGAAAGTTTCAGGTATCCCAACCGATTTATATGGATCCATAGATAACTGAACGTAACCGTGGCTGGTGATATTCCTCGAAATTTGGAAGCATTTGCTGCATGTACACTGCGGATAGTTTTTCTTTTGGATCAATTGTCACCCAAGTGCCAGCTAATCCATTCCAGCCAAATTCACCAATGGGACTGTTGCTCCCCCCTGCTGGACGATCCATCATTACTTGCACTCCTAACCCATAGCCATATCCTGCAAGTCTTGGCCAATTATAATTCTGAAAATGTTCCGGTTGAAGGTGATTAGTTGCCATCAATTCAATTGTCTTTCTGCCAATAATTCGTACTCCATCTAATTCGCCATCATTTGCTAGCATGTGTGCAAAACGACTGTAATCACTTAGTGTTGAAAACAGCCCGCCACCGCCGCTTTCATAAGCAGAAAAATGCTCATCCATTTCAGTATTTATCGTTAAACTTCCGTTTTCATCGCGGATATAAAGGCTTGCGAGACGGTGTTGTTTCTCTTTTGGAATGTTGAAAAATGTATCATTCATAGCAAGGGGTTCAAAAATTTCATCCTTTAAAAATCGACCTAAACTTTTACCAGATAATACCTCGATTAATGCTCCTAACACATCATGACTTAATCCATATTGCCATTGTGTACCTGGATCGAATGCAAGTGGAATAGCAGCTAGTGCTTGGGTAAGTGAACGGATATCCGTTTTTTCACCCAGTTGTTTTTTTCTCGCCAATGACTCAGTTGCTAGTTTTACCTGACGTTCGGTTTCCGTCTCGCCCCAGCCATAAGTTAGACCAGAGGTCATCATGAATAAATCTTTAATCGTGATTGATCTAGTAGCGGGAGTTATAGTATGTTCTCCGTTTTCTCCTGTCACAAGTACTTGTGGATGACTAAATTCTGGCAAGTATTCCTCAATTGGATCGGATAGTAAATATAGTCCACGTTCATAAAGTTTTAAAGCAGCTACACAGGTAACTACCTTTGTCATTGAATAAATCCGGAAAATGGTATCAGATGAAATCGGATTTTTTGTATCTATATCTGCGAATCCAACATAATCTTCAAAAACGGTTTCACCATTTCGAGTAACAGAACAGGAACATCCAGCTGGACCTTTTTCCACAAAACTTCTTAATAATTGGCGTAGATTGTGTAATGCTTCCATAGATATAACCTCCAACTAAAGAGTCAATTTCCTTTTTTCCAATCTTTAAAAATAAATAGCCCCGATTGAAATTGGGGCTATTTATTTTATCAATGACTTTTCGATAGAATCATCCTTTTACAGACCCTAAGGCAATTCCTTTTACTAAGTATTTTTGGAAGAATGGGTAGGCAATTAAAATTGGCAAGACCCCAATTACGGCAATGGCCATTCGAACTCCTGTTGTTGGAATTTGCGCTGCTGCAGTACTTGTGTTTGATCCTAGATTACTAGTGGCTAAAAATTGAATGTCTTGTAACATTCGATTTAACATGTTTTGGATACTGAATAACGACGGTTCAGTGATATAGATCAATCCATTAAACCAATCATTCCAATAACCAATTGTTTGAAGCAGTCCAATTGTAGCTAAAATTGGCAATGAAAGTGGAAGAATGATCGAGAAGAATGTTCTAAACTCCCCTGCACCATCCATTCGAGCAGATTCAATTACTGGCTCAGGAATGGAGGTAATAAAAAATGTCCGCATTAACAAAACATTAAATCCATTCATTAGTAATCCAGGTACGATTAATGCCCAGATAGTGTTTTTCACATCAAAGATTTGAGTATATACGAGATAAGTTGGGACTAGCCCACCGTTGAATAATAGTGTAAAGAATACAAAGAAAGCGAAAACGTTTCTGTATGGTAAATCTCGGCGAGATAGCGCATAGGCTAACAACGATGTAATCGCTAGACTGGAAACGGTCCCTATCACTGTAACAAATACGGTAATTCCGTATGCTCTTACAATACTAGCTGAGTTATTAAATAAATACTCGTAGGCTGCTAAACTAAATTCCTTTGGCCAAAAAGCATAACCATCTTTCAATATTGAAGCCTCTTCCGTAAGTGAAGATGCCACTAAAATGATGAACGGAATGATGGAACCGGCCGCAAGGATTGCTAAGAAGACATGTGAAACATATTGTGTTATACGATCAGATTTATACATTTCATTCCACCTCCATTAAAATAATGCATTGTCTTTATTTTTTCTACGCACAAGATAATTCGATAATAGTACAAGAATAAAACCAACGATTGATTGATATAACCCTGCTGCTGCAGACATTCCAATATCACCAAGTTGGATTAATCCACGGTAAACGTACGTATCAATAACGTTTGTCGTATCATAAATTGCACCGGAGTTCATTGGTACTTGGTAGAACAATCCAAAATCAGAATAGAAGATTCGCCCGATTGCTAGTAAAGTCATCATCACAATGACTGGCATGATTGACGGGATTGTGATGTACCAAATTTGTTGAAGTTTAGAAGCTCCATCTAGAGTAGCGGCTTCATAGTACTCTTGGTCGATCCCAATTATAGCTGCTAGGTAGATAACACAGAGGAAACCTACTCCCTTCCACATATGGATGAATGTTAAAATATAAGGCCAATATTTTGATTCGAAATACCATGAAATTTCTTCAAGACCTAGCATTGGTAAGAGTGTTTTATTGAAATAACCTACATCCACACTTAGAAAAGCAAAACCTAGATAACTTACAATTACCATTGAGATCAAGAATGGAAGTAAAATGACACTCTGATAAAAACTTTTAGCTAGTTTATTCTTGATTTCATTTAACATAATGGCAACTACGATTGCTATAACAGTATTAATGATAATAAATGCACCATTATAAAGAATCGTATTTCTGGTAATGACGTATGCATCTCTTGTACTAAATAAATATTCAAAGTTCTTTAACCCAATCCACTCGCTAGCAAAGATCCCTACAGAGTAGTTGACATCTTTGAAAGCAATGGCTAGCCCGGCCATTGGTAGATAGTTGTTGATTAATAGATAAATGACCCCAGGTACCATCATGATAAAAAGGGGTAAATACCGTTTAAATCTAATCATTCTGCTTTTTACTTTTGTCGCTGGTACTACTTGGACTTTTGTGTCCAATGTTTTTACTGTAGCTTCTTGTGACATCACTCATCCCCCTGTTCTAATAAAATGTTTTCGCTTACATTTCATTGTTATTACTATGTTATAACCCAATGATAAACTAGTTCCTAGGGTCCTACTATTCGAATTACGACTTTCGTTTTTGTTTATCCGACTTTTCCGACAACTTGTTTGTCTTTTCTAAGTTCTCAGCTTGCTTATTGAGATTAGGCTATAAAAAAAGAGAACTAGGTATAAATGGAGAGACCTAGTTAAATAAGACAAAGGAAAAAGCACCCCCTGAAGCGTATTTAAATAATACGTAACTCAGGAGGTGTTTTCTTATGGGAAAGATAAATGCTTACTCAGAAGAAGTTAAAATGGCTGTTATCCAGATGAAATTAAGTGGTGAGTATTCTAATCGTGAAATTATGGAAAAGTTCGGAATAACCAATGTTACACAGATAAAACGGTGGATGAAGTGGTATCGTGAAGGACAACAATATCGTTTAGCACAAGGGATTGGCAAACAATACAGTTATGGAAAAGGTACTGAGGAATTGTCCGAAAATGAGCAATTAAAGAGAGAAAATGAGTTCTTAAAGGCACAATTAGAAATTTTAAAAAAGTACCAAGAAATCGAGAGGAGTTGGTTCCAGAAGCTGTAATTAATTTAGTAGAAAAATTAAAAGATAAATATAGTGTTACCTTACTGTGTAAATGTTTAGAAATACCTAGATCAACTTACTATAGGTGGAAAAATCAGAACCCAAAAGTAAAAAATGAACTTGAAGAACAAATCATTGAAATTTGTAAACGCCATAAATTTCTAATTGGCCATCGGACTGTCAGAGCCTGGCTATTACGCGATTATAAGAGGAAGGTTAATCGTAATACTGTACAACGGATTATGCAAAAATATAATCTGCAATGCCGGGTTAAGCCAAAACGTAAAAATAATATAGCTGGTGAAATGAAGGTAGTTGTCCCTAACCATTTAAATAGGAATTTTAAAGCCTCAAGACCAAATGAAAAATGGGTAACTGATATTACTTACCTTCCGTTCGGACAATCTATGTTGTATCTTAGCTCAATAATGGATTTATTTAATAATGAGATAATCGCTTATCGAATAAGTACCAGCCAAGATGTGTCTTTAGTGATCGATACTTTAAAGGACGCTGCAGAAGGTCGTGAAACGAGCAACTTAATACTTCATAGCGATCAGGGAGCACAGTACACGTCTCACTCATTTCAAAGAATAGCAAAAGAAAAAGGCATCACCACAAGCATGTCCCGGAAAGGCAGTTGCTTGGATAATGCCGTAATCGAATCCTTCCACTCCACCATAAAGTCAGAAGAATTCTACTCTCAAGGAAGAGAGTTTCTTACAAATTATATTGTAATCGAAAGAGTTGAAAAATTCATTAACCATTATAATCAAACAAGACTTCAGGCTAAATTAAACTACCTGTCCCCTATTGAGTATAGAGAGCAGGCAGCATAATGGTGCTTTTTCGTTGTCTCATTTTAATAGGTCAGTTCAAAATTAGCTAGTTCTCTTATTCTAGTTCTTATTTGTTTTTCTTCCATTCATCATATTGCTTTTGTTTCTCAGCGATTATTTTGTCTAAACCTGCATCCTTCAGTTTCTTATTAAAGTTAGGTAAACTCTTATCTGGATCAAGCGTACCTGATTCAAGACCTCTTTTGAACTCATTCATTACGTTTGTAGCAGCAGCAATTTCAGTTTTAACTGCATCTGGATTGAATGTAAAACCAAATGCCGGTGAAAGTGTGGCAGAATCATTATGTTCCTTCATTACTTCCCAATAATCCGGAGAGTTTCCTTTCCAAGGATGTGTTATGAAGTTGTTTCCAAGCATCCACTGATTAAACACATATTTAGATTCTGTAACACCCTCTGGTGTAGAAATAACACCATCTTTAAGTTCGAAATGCTTCCCTTCAATCCCGTTCGCAAGTAAATTCATAACATCTGCATCTGAATAGAGTAGATTAAGGAATTCCATAGTTTTTTCTGCATTTTGTGTATTTCTTGAGATAGAAAGGTTAAAGCCTGTAGACGCATCTGTAAAGGAATATGCATCTGATAACTTTACGGATACCATTTCATGACCAGCAATCACTGATTCTTGTACTTCATAGCCTGGCTTCATATGGTTGAAATAACCAAATCCCTTACCAGCCTTAACAATATTTACAGAAGCCTCAGTAGATGTGGCGGAATCTTTTAAGATATAACCATCTTCATACCACTTTCTAGTTAGTTTAGTTGCTTCAACATAGGCTGGATCATCGAACATATTGATAACCTTGTCGTCATTAAATTTCATAACGCCAAGACTTTCACCTAATACATCATATTTTCCCCATACTAAGTCCGTAACGATACCAATCGTAGTGTTCGTAATCGGAGTTAATGTTGGTTCCTTTTCTTTAACGATTTTAAATACTTCTTCTAAATCAGCAACGGTTTTGACTTTAGAAAGATCGATATTATGCTTGTCCACAATATCTTTTCTCATAATAAATCCAGCATAGGAAGCAAAGTCTCTCATACTAGGAATGCCGTAAATTTTTCCGCCTACTTTATTTCCTTCTAAGATATAGTCTGGGACTGCTTCTAAAATGCCTTTACCATGAGATTTTAGTAAATCATCTAGAGCTACATACTGTCCTTTTACAGCATTCGTGTTATAACCATAGAATGATGAAGAAAGAATCAGG from Neobacillus sp. CF12 encodes:
- a CDS encoding ABC transporter permease subunit, which translates into the protein MIRFKRYLPLFIMMVPGVIYLLINNYLPMAGLAIAFKDVNYSVGIFASEWIGLKNFEYLFSTRDAYVITRNTILYNGAFIIINTVIAIVVAIMLNEIKNKLAKSFYQSVILLPFLISMVIVSYLGFAFLSVDVGYFNKTLLPMLGLEEISWYFESKYWPYILTFIHMWKGVGFLCVIYLAAIIGIDQEYYEAATLDGASKLQQIWYITIPSIMPVIVMMTLLAIGRIFYSDFGLFYQVPMNSGAIYDTTNVIDTYVYRGLIQLGDIGMSAAAGLYQSIVGFILVLLSNYLVRRKNKDNALF
- a CDS encoding ABC transporter substrate-binding protein is translated as MRNGKLFAKFLMILMAVVIVLAGCSSKESSSTKNSSESKDGSYEVTMAYMSFTNLDELQLVQDEINKIAKEKINATVKLMPISAGAWQQQSQLLLTGSEKIDLILSSSFYGYNTNAVKGQYVALDDLLKSHGKGILEAVPDYILEGNKVGGKIYGIPSMRDFASYAGFIMRKDIVDKHNIDLSKVKTVADLEEVFKIVKEKEPTLTPITNTTIGIVTDLVWGKYDVLGESLGVMKFNDDKVINMFDDPAYVEATKLTRKWYEDGYILKDSATSTEASVNIVKAGKGFGYFNHMKPGYEVQESVIAGHEMVSVKLSDAYSFTDASTGFNLSISRNTQNAEKTMEFLNLLYSDADVMNLLANGIEGKHFELKDGVISTPEGVTESKYVFNQWMLGNNFITHPWKGNSPDYWEVMKEHNDSATLSPAFGFTFNPDAVKTEIAAATNVMNEFKRGLESGTLDPDKSLPNFNKKLKDAGLDKIIAEKQKQYDEWKKNK
- a CDS encoding IS3 family transposase (programmed frameshift), whose protein sequence is MGKINAYSEEVKMAVIQMKLSGEYSNREIMEKFGITNVTQIKRWMKWYREGQQYRLAQGIGKQYSYGKGTEELSENEQLKRENEFLKAQLEILKKVPRNREELVPEAVINLVEKLKDKYSVTLLCKCLEIPRSTYYRWKNQNPKVKNELEEQIIEICKRHKFLIGHRTVRAWLLRDYKRKVNRNTVQRIMQKYNLQCRVKPKRKNNIAGEMKVVVPNHLNRNFKASRPNEKWVTDITYLPFGQSMLYLSSIMDLFNNEIIAYRISTSQDVSLVIDTLKDAAEGRETSNLILHSDQGAQYTSHSFQRIAKEKGITTSMSRKGSCLDNAVIESFHSTIKSEEFYSQGREFLTNYIVIERVEKFINHYNQTRLQAKLNYLSPIEYREQAA